One Granulicella sp. 5B5 DNA window includes the following coding sequences:
- a CDS encoding UbiA-like polyprenyltransferase, whose amino-acid sequence MENVLRSTRITLEMIKWEHSIFALPFALTGAVLAAGGWPRLPVLGWILVCMVSARSAAMAFNRLVDARIDAANPRTAMRAIPAGQLSSGFVAAFTVVAAAIFIFAAAMLNRLTLELAPLALLVVLGYSYMKRVTRWSHLVLGLALGIAPSAAWIAVRGSYDPRMLLLTGIVILWVGGFDVLYACQDFDYDRKAGLFSIPATFGLEGAFWIARAMHIGVLVLIALLVHAFALGPIALVGMAVVALLLAYEHAIISPKDLRRMNAAFFTLNGIISVVFFLAVAADIFLTH is encoded by the coding sequence ATGGAGAACGTTCTTCGCAGTACGCGCATCACGCTGGAGATGATCAAGTGGGAGCACTCGATCTTTGCGTTGCCCTTTGCGCTGACCGGCGCTGTGCTGGCCGCGGGCGGCTGGCCTCGGCTGCCGGTCCTCGGCTGGATACTCGTCTGCATGGTCAGCGCGCGGTCCGCGGCCATGGCCTTCAACCGCCTGGTCGACGCTCGCATCGACGCCGCGAACCCGCGCACTGCGATGCGCGCTATCCCGGCCGGACAGCTCTCATCGGGATTTGTTGCAGCCTTCACGGTGGTTGCCGCAGCCATCTTTATCTTTGCCGCTGCCATGCTGAACCGGCTCACGCTGGAGCTTGCGCCCCTTGCTCTGCTGGTGGTGCTGGGCTACAGCTACATGAAGCGCGTGACCCGCTGGAGCCATCTTGTCCTCGGCCTCGCGCTGGGCATTGCGCCGTCCGCCGCGTGGATCGCCGTGCGCGGCAGCTACGACCCGCGCATGCTGCTGCTTACCGGCATCGTTATTCTCTGGGTCGGCGGCTTCGATGTTCTCTACGCCTGCCAGGACTTTGATTATGACCGCAAGGCCGGCCTCTTCAGCATCCCTGCAACTTTCGGCCTCGAAGGCGCCTTCTGGATTGCGCGGGCCATGCACATCGGTGTGCTGGTGTTGATTGCGCTATTGGTGCATGCCTTTGCGCTTGGCCCCATCGCGCTGGTGGGGATGGCCGTGGTCGCGCTGCTGCTGGCTTATGAGCACGCCATCATCAGCCCGAAGGACCTGCGCCGCATGAACGCGGCGTTCTTCACGCTGAACGGCATCATCTCGGTGGTCTTCTTTCTCGCTGTCGCCGCGGACATCTTCTTGACGCACTAG
- the glgC gene encoding glucose-1-phosphate adenylyltransferase: MRDTLGVLLAGGAGERLFPLTRDRAKPAVPFAGQYRIIDITLSNCINSDLRHVYILTQYKALSLNRHIREGWGPVVASELGEFIEILPPMQRVSKSWYQGTADAVFQNIYSIGSEEPKYVLILSGDHIYKMNYALMRQQHIDSGADVTIATLPINPDEVAQFGVVEVARNGEVTGFIEKPKETSLRSPFNPEMVDASMGIYLFNTDVLLPELVKDSEDPDSKHDFGHNILPNLLGRYKVNAYNFVDENKKGALYWRDVGTLEAYYAANMDIASVSPTFNLYDKAWPMRTRAYQYPPAKFVFGEPGRTGMGINSIVSAGCIVSGAVVRNSVLSHDVRVNSYADVESSVVFSHVNIGRHCHIRNAIIDRDCHIPDGTVIGYDPAQDKKNYFVSSGGLTVVTRDYSVYENPVSPGFLQG; this comes from the coding sequence ATGAGAGACACACTAGGCGTTCTGCTCGCTGGTGGTGCGGGCGAGAGACTATTTCCGCTCACGCGCGATCGCGCTAAACCAGCTGTTCCCTTCGCAGGACAGTACCGCATCATCGACATCACGCTCTCCAACTGCATCAACTCCGACCTGCGCCACGTCTACATCCTGACGCAGTACAAGGCGCTCAGCCTCAACCGTCATATCCGCGAGGGCTGGGGCCCGGTGGTCGCCTCGGAGCTCGGCGAGTTCATCGAGATCCTGCCCCCCATGCAGCGCGTCTCCAAGAGCTGGTACCAGGGCACGGCGGACGCGGTCTTCCAGAACATCTACTCCATCGGGTCGGAGGAGCCGAAGTATGTGCTCATCCTCTCCGGCGACCACATCTACAAGATGAACTATGCACTGATGCGCCAGCAGCACATTGACTCCGGCGCAGATGTCACCATCGCCACGCTGCCCATCAACCCGGATGAGGTCGCGCAGTTCGGCGTCGTCGAGGTCGCGCGCAACGGCGAGGTCACTGGCTTTATCGAGAAGCCGAAGGAAACAAGCCTTCGTTCGCCCTTCAACCCGGAGATGGTCGACGCCTCCATGGGCATCTACCTCTTCAATACCGACGTGCTTCTGCCTGAGCTGGTCAAGGACTCCGAGGACCCGGACTCGAAGCACGACTTCGGCCATAACATCCTGCCGAACCTGCTCGGCCGCTACAAGGTCAACGCATATAACTTCGTCGACGAGAACAAGAAGGGCGCACTCTACTGGCGCGACGTAGGCACACTGGAGGCCTACTACGCCGCGAACATGGACATCGCTTCGGTCTCACCGACCTTCAATCTCTATGACAAGGCATGGCCCATGCGCACCCGCGCCTACCAGTATCCGCCAGCGAAGTTCGTCTTCGGTGAACCGGGACGCACGGGCATGGGGATCAACTCCATCGTCTCAGCTGGCTGCATCGTCTCTGGCGCGGTAGTGCGCAACTCCGTCCTTTCGCACGATGTGCGCGTGAACAGCTACGCAGATGTGGAGTCCAGCGTGGTGTTTTCGCACGTCAACATCGGCCGCCACTGCCACATCCGCAACGCCATCATCGACCGCGACTGCCACATCCCCGACGGCACCGTCATCGGCTACGACCCCGCCCAGGACAAGAAGAACTACTTCGTCTCCTCCGGCGGCCTCACCGTCGTTACCCGCGACTACTCTGTCTATGAGAACCCGGTCAGCCCGGGCTTTCTGCAGGGGTAG
- a CDS encoding lysylphosphatidylglycerol synthase transmembrane domain-containing protein, translated as MTREHRISLLKMLPGLAISAFFLWLTFRGFHLSDFAALRLAAPLWLVGVLAFSVAGYTTRCYRSWLMVRSVKAKFGATARVFMTSLAANNILPLRIGDVMRIFTYAGDLNATPSTILSTVILEKLLDVLTLAVLFATTLHFGGAVSPHMRLLAKAGIGISGGGLLVMVLGARILEPWVKRLFAGTENARLAKLEHWILLALECVRQNGVLGSLWLVICSFVAWVFEGLLYVSAARLVGLHTDAVGPWQAVAQANLSFLIPSSPGGIGPFEAACKDALMRHGATPAASGLFGLMIHVYLLVAITGVGGAMFLAHRMKRSPREPLLEEIDELPAQLP; from the coding sequence TTGACCCGCGAACACAGAATCAGCCTGCTGAAGATGCTGCCGGGGCTTGCGATCAGCGCGTTCTTTCTATGGCTGACGTTCCGGGGGTTCCACCTGTCCGACTTTGCGGCGTTGCGGCTGGCGGCCCCGCTGTGGCTGGTAGGCGTGTTGGCTTTCAGCGTGGCGGGGTATACGACGCGCTGCTACCGGTCGTGGCTGATGGTGCGCAGTGTGAAAGCGAAGTTCGGGGCGACCGCACGGGTGTTTATGACGTCGCTGGCGGCGAACAACATTCTGCCGCTGCGCATCGGCGATGTGATGCGGATCTTTACTTACGCTGGCGACCTGAATGCGACGCCGTCGACGATTCTGAGCACGGTGATCTTGGAGAAGCTGCTGGATGTGCTGACGCTGGCGGTGCTGTTCGCGACGACGCTGCACTTTGGCGGAGCGGTGTCGCCGCATATGCGGTTGCTGGCTAAGGCCGGCATCGGGATTTCAGGCGGTGGCCTGCTGGTGATGGTGCTGGGCGCGCGCATCCTGGAACCATGGGTGAAGCGGCTGTTTGCGGGCACCGAGAACGCGAGGCTGGCAAAGCTGGAGCACTGGATACTGCTGGCTCTGGAGTGCGTGCGTCAGAACGGGGTCCTGGGTTCGCTGTGGCTTGTGATTTGCAGCTTTGTGGCCTGGGTGTTTGAAGGGCTGCTGTATGTGTCTGCGGCGCGGCTGGTGGGCTTGCATACAGATGCTGTAGGGCCGTGGCAGGCCGTAGCGCAAGCGAACCTGTCGTTTCTGATTCCGAGCTCGCCGGGTGGCATTGGGCCGTTTGAGGCGGCGTGCAAGGATGCACTGATGCGGCATGGTGCAACTCCCGCAGCGAGCGGGCTGTTTGGGTTGATGATCCATGTGTACCTGCTGGTGGCGATCACGGGGGTGGGCGGGGCGATGTTCCTGGCGCACCGTATGAAGCGGAGCCCGCGTGAGCCGTTGCTGGAAGAGATCGATGAACTGCCTGCGCAGCTTCCATGA
- a CDS encoding twin-arginine translocase TatA/TatE family subunit, translated as MELFQPWHLLIVAGIAILLFGGKKLPELGKGLGEGLRGFKDGMKGVTDEVKDTPKPVDAHTVTPKPGDDLKPPAA; from the coding sequence ATGGAACTCTTTCAACCCTGGCACCTGCTGATCGTCGCCGGCATCGCCATCCTGCTGTTTGGCGGCAAGAAGCTGCCTGAACTCGGCAAGGGCCTCGGCGAAGGCCTGCGCGGCTTCAAAGACGGCATGAAGGGCGTCACCGACGAGGTGAAGGACACCCCCAAGCCCGTGGACGCGCACACCGTCACCCCCAAGCCGGGCGACGACCTGAAGCCGCCTGCCGCTTAA
- a CDS encoding c-type cytochrome, with translation MMPRSLHLLAALTLAASVAVFAQAPDAKPADAAPRQRRPMPAPTNLKVLPKDMTAQQVVAIMHKWEGDLGVECNYCHAKDDTTGRLNFASDANPIKDRARVMMKMTHAINADYLTQFTDPKPENGVSCGTCHRGMAKPSVFTPPPHERPAPPPSTPPSR, from the coding sequence ATGATGCCCCGCTCCCTGCACCTTCTGGCCGCGCTCACCCTCGCCGCCTCCGTTGCCGTCTTCGCGCAAGCCCCTGACGCCAAGCCAGCCGACGCCGCCCCGCGCCAGCGCCGCCCCATGCCGGCACCCACCAACCTCAAGGTCCTGCCCAAGGACATGACCGCCCAGCAGGTCGTCGCCATCATGCACAAGTGGGAAGGCGACCTCGGCGTCGAGTGCAACTACTGCCACGCCAAGGACGACACCACCGGCCGCCTCAACTTCGCCTCCGACGCCAATCCCATCAAGGATCGCGCCCGCGTCATGATGAAGATGACCCACGCCATCAACGCCGACTACCTCACCCAGTTCACCGACCCCAAGCCCGAGAACGGCGTCAGCTGCGGCACCTGTCACCGCGGCATGGCCAAGCCCTCCGTCTTCACCCCGCCGCCGCACGAGCGCCCCGCACCGCCGCCCTCCACACCGCCCTCGCGCTAA
- a CDS encoding translocation/assembly module TamB domain-containing protein, translating into MRIEKPRFHLIIDKDGNTNQPTPKHKTSSTEPLQDTLLDLKVGRAELLHGVAVINDAVVPVNVEGNDLDANLSYVRQSDSYQIQMAIHNLATQLTSEPYVKSSLQLLGQLGRNTAQLDKLAFDTERSGHLSVSGSLKNFSRPEWQFKAAGSVVLQEVGELAAIDGFNSGTAVISADGHNCSSGEPTVPAPRTARRGRGTKAASNSVSTSAPPCGADYLIRGNVKVRDASYRNEYVRLAHVDGDTDLSITPGLVSLTNMIGMFREGGGAQGSLRIQGSADGTSTHAHLSAKVDRIPLRTIMDVTAPEHYGDLGFDTSITGPVTVEWQGGVKEVSSTVQVDANLALAPTGVIRKGALSNVPIRGTIVGHYDGKPEDVSVAQLQLQTPATTLDARGILGVNQGDALTSLQVNLAVQDLGEFDQLLRTLGLTANGKVGRAAIPIDLHGTLGFTGSAKGEIHDLDVDGHLTANNIEVNLGQDMNVQLDSVVGDAEYSPSTGIAIASSTIRRGTAVLNASGTYKPFRVAGMRRSPEYLWNDDGEIDATLKLAHAQVSDMLQIAGQSNNVPVTGTADLNVHAKGTMNNLQASGYATLSNGVAYGEAYQLLSVDAAVQGKQIQASKVLLRAHDEVISGSGSYNLDSKHIAAQLQGSQLHLSRFTRFNQISPNADGVLTFKTSMNGTATVPNLNAKLNLTNITALGKPVGTLDATATSTGSTVHYQLNSTLVGAKAQAEGQTELSGDYQTQAKLSVSGLNLAESLAIFAPSSIKSSSDIAGTVTVSGPLAKPAQLSGTAELQNIDLKLEGVELRSPEPVHASLNAGLLTLDQLHITGQDTDLRASGTAQVFGDNNPLGGALHLNASGNISMALAHSFDSELISSGKVSFQMTALGRMKKPALTGNVKLQNVNLALDGIANGLSDLNGTLAFNQDRLDVKELTGSTGGGQLKIGGYLAYNKGLYADLNATGEAVRVRVYGLSTTATAKLRLQGTPASMLLSGNVLITRFGVGPDVDYAAFSALGPSLPPQPDDPTNKIHMDVHVASAPELDFQNSYAKLAGSVDLNVRGTIAQPVILGRILVTYGKATFAGTKYDLERGSITFSNPVRIDPVIDLDAAARVETYDITIGLHGTMGNLHPTYRSQPPLTEADIFNLLALGRTQEEAQIYQQQQQQAGADPTTNAILGSALNATVSTRVGKLFGNGSVKIDPTYVGNLGNSSARITIQEPISKQLTLTFATNVNETEQQLIQVQYQINQSTSIVVTRDENDVYSVVYKIRKRYK; encoded by the coding sequence TTGCGAATCGAGAAGCCGCGCTTTCATCTCATCATCGACAAGGATGGAAATACCAATCAGCCGACGCCGAAACATAAGACTTCCAGCACAGAGCCTTTGCAGGACACATTACTCGATCTAAAGGTAGGCAGGGCAGAGTTATTGCATGGCGTTGCGGTCATCAATGATGCTGTAGTCCCTGTCAACGTAGAGGGGAATGATCTGGATGCCAACCTTTCCTATGTGCGGCAATCGGATAGTTATCAAATACAGATGGCTATTCACAATCTCGCGACGCAGTTGACGAGCGAGCCGTATGTGAAATCGAGCCTGCAGTTATTGGGCCAGCTTGGCAGAAACACGGCGCAGCTGGACAAGTTGGCGTTTGATACTGAGCGCAGTGGACATCTTTCCGTAAGCGGAAGCTTGAAGAACTTTAGCCGGCCAGAGTGGCAGTTCAAGGCAGCAGGCTCAGTCGTGCTTCAAGAAGTCGGCGAACTTGCGGCGATCGATGGGTTCAACTCAGGGACTGCTGTGATTTCGGCGGATGGCCACAACTGCTCTAGTGGGGAGCCTACCGTGCCGGCTCCTCGAACTGCACGGCGAGGGCGGGGCACGAAGGCTGCGAGCAACAGCGTTTCTACCTCCGCTCCTCCATGCGGTGCCGACTATCTTATCCGTGGCAATGTCAAGGTGCGCGATGCCAGTTACCGCAACGAATATGTGCGGCTCGCACACGTGGATGGCGATACGGATCTCTCCATCACTCCCGGTTTGGTTTCGCTCACGAACATGATCGGTATGTTCCGCGAAGGAGGCGGTGCTCAGGGGTCGCTTCGCATACAGGGCTCTGCCGATGGCACCTCCACCCACGCCCATCTATCTGCGAAGGTGGATCGGATTCCCCTGCGCACGATCATGGACGTCACTGCACCGGAGCACTATGGTGATCTGGGGTTTGATACCTCGATTACAGGCCCCGTCACTGTTGAGTGGCAGGGTGGAGTCAAAGAGGTATCCTCTACCGTGCAGGTGGACGCCAACCTTGCGCTCGCGCCAACGGGAGTGATCCGCAAGGGAGCGTTGTCGAATGTGCCCATTCGCGGGACCATCGTCGGACACTACGATGGCAAGCCAGAAGATGTGAGCGTCGCGCAGTTGCAGCTTCAAACCCCGGCGACGACGCTCGATGCTCGCGGTATTCTGGGCGTCAATCAAGGCGATGCGCTGACCAGCCTGCAGGTCAACCTTGCCGTGCAGGACCTCGGCGAGTTCGATCAGCTGTTGCGCACGCTCGGCCTTACTGCCAACGGCAAGGTTGGCAGAGCAGCGATCCCGATTGACTTGCACGGCACGCTCGGATTTACCGGCTCAGCGAAGGGTGAGATCCACGACCTCGATGTAGATGGACACCTGACAGCGAACAACATTGAGGTCAATCTGGGGCAGGATATGAACGTGCAACTGGACTCGGTGGTTGGCGACGCTGAGTACTCGCCGTCTACGGGGATTGCAATTGCGTCGTCGACGATACGGCGCGGCACCGCGGTTCTGAATGCTTCTGGAACGTATAAGCCATTCCGGGTGGCGGGCATGCGCAGGTCTCCGGAGTATTTATGGAACGACGACGGTGAGATCGATGCGACGTTGAAGCTCGCACATGCGCAGGTCTCCGACATGCTGCAGATTGCCGGGCAGAGCAACAATGTGCCGGTAACGGGCACTGCGGACCTCAACGTCCACGCCAAAGGCACTATGAACAACCTGCAGGCGTCGGGATACGCGACGCTGTCTAACGGTGTTGCTTACGGCGAGGCGTATCAGCTGCTCAGCGTTGACGCCGCTGTCCAGGGAAAGCAGATTCAGGCGAGCAAAGTGCTGCTGCGGGCACACGACGAAGTGATCTCCGGCAGCGGCAGTTACAACCTCGACAGCAAGCACATTGCGGCACAGCTTCAGGGCAGTCAGCTACACCTCTCTCGCTTTACCCGCTTCAATCAGATAAGCCCGAACGCGGATGGAGTACTGACCTTTAAGACTTCGATGAACGGCACCGCGACCGTTCCAAACCTGAACGCAAAGTTGAATCTGACTAACATAACGGCACTCGGCAAGCCGGTCGGCACACTGGATGCGACGGCCACGAGCACTGGCTCTACGGTGCACTACCAGTTGAACTCCACGCTTGTCGGCGCGAAGGCGCAGGCGGAAGGGCAGACGGAGCTGAGCGGCGACTACCAGACGCAGGCGAAGCTCTCGGTAAGTGGGCTCAACCTGGCGGAGTCTCTGGCGATCTTCGCTCCAAGCTCCATCAAGAGCAGCTCGGACATCGCAGGCACCGTCACTGTCAGTGGTCCATTGGCCAAGCCTGCGCAGCTATCCGGAACGGCGGAGCTGCAAAACATCGACCTCAAGCTTGAGGGTGTCGAACTGCGGTCTCCTGAGCCTGTGCACGCGAGCCTCAACGCCGGGCTGCTGACGCTCGACCAGCTCCACATCACCGGGCAGGATACCGACTTGCGTGCCTCTGGGACGGCACAGGTCTTCGGCGACAACAACCCACTCGGCGGCGCTCTGCACCTGAACGCCAGCGGCAACATCAGCATGGCGCTCGCGCATAGCTTTGACTCCGAACTTATCTCGTCGGGTAAAGTGAGCTTCCAGATGACGGCGCTGGGTCGCATGAAGAAGCCCGCGTTGACCGGCAACGTGAAGCTGCAGAATGTGAACCTTGCTCTCGACGGTATTGCGAACGGCCTGAGCGACTTGAACGGCACGCTTGCCTTCAATCAAGACCGTCTCGATGTGAAGGAGCTGACGGGCAGCACGGGTGGCGGGCAGCTGAAGATCGGGGGCTACCTCGCCTACAACAAGGGCCTGTACGCAGACCTCAACGCAACAGGCGAGGCTGTGCGTGTGCGGGTGTATGGGCTGAGCACGACGGCGACGGCCAAGTTGCGGCTGCAGGGCACGCCTGCCTCGATGCTGCTCTCCGGCAACGTGCTGATCACACGGTTCGGCGTTGGGCCGGATGTGGATTATGCGGCGTTCTCGGCGCTCGGTCCATCGCTGCCTCCGCAACCCGACGATCCCACCAACAAGATCCACATGGATGTGCACGTCGCCAGCGCACCCGAACTCGACTTCCAGAACTCCTACGCGAAGCTTGCAGGCTCAGTGGATTTGAATGTGCGCGGCACAATTGCGCAGCCGGTGATCCTCGGGCGCATCCTGGTGACGTATGGAAAGGCGACCTTTGCGGGCACCAAGTATGATCTGGAACGTGGCAGCATCACCTTCAGCAATCCGGTGCGGATTGACCCGGTGATCGACCTGGACGCCGCGGCGCGCGTGGAGACCTACGACATCACGATCGGGCTGCATGGCACCATGGGCAACCTGCACCCTACCTACCGGTCGCAGCCGCCGTTGACCGAGGCGGACATCTTCAACCTGCTCGCGCTCGGCCGCACGCAGGAGGAGGCGCAGATCTATCAGCAGCAACAGCAGCAGGCGGGTGCCGATCCCACGACGAACGCCATTCTTGGCAGCGCGCTCAATGCAACGGTGTCTACCCGCGTGGGCAAGCTGTTCGGCAATGGCTCGGTCAAGATCGACCCAACGTATGTGGGCAACCTTGGCAACTCCTCGGCCCGCATCACGATTCAGGAGCCAATCTCCAAGCAGCTCACGCTGACGTTTGCGACCAACGTAAACGAGACCGAGCAGCAGCTGATCCAGGTGCAGTACCAGATCAACCAGAGCACCTCGATTGTGGTGACGCGCGATGAGAACGATGTCTACTCGGTGGTCTACAAGATTCGGAAGCGGTACAAGTAG
- the argS gene encoding arginine--tRNA ligase: MYRILQQQVQARILALVKERYEVELKSLVVELPPKIEFGEMALPIAFELAKRLKKAPRAIAQELQPLLAEIEGVGSVEIAGAGYLNVKLDRAAMVKRMAADEHAAVGGDGFRLVEHTSINPNKAAHVGHLRNAVLGDSFARMLWPDAYKPGFETGVQNYIDNTGVQVADIVVAVTMLEGKTLDGVRAWMTELMETNQRLDYTCWDLYARVSQWYEAEPAEAAARKKIRLDTLHAIEAGGNDTAEIAELIATGVLRRHLETMERLGIEYDFLPRESEILHLHFWETARQLMVDKGVLYLETEGKNKGCWVMRRAIAAAAGVEVAEGGPDEDAKIIIRSNGTVTYVGKDIAYHLWKYGLLGKDFGYAKFCEYATHTCWISTVHGETPHPSFGHADAIYNVIDSRQDDPQTQVKEALRSLGYVAESERYTHINYAFVGLTARTAEDLGYTLSDEDRAKNFIEVSGRKGFGVKADDLIDRMIAAARAEVDSRHPELDEAERAEIADAIGVGALRFFLLRFTRNTVIAFDYQDALSFDGETGPYAQYAAVRAANIFRKAGVSAEEALAAVAGLDLAAMLEGEEGTSVWEVWRTASRLSMVLENGIAAAEPAVLARYAFVLAQQFNNFYHRHHILTEEDAGRKMLLLATAAVARRELVRVLGWLGIRVPSAM; the protein is encoded by the coding sequence ATGTATCGGATATTGCAGCAGCAGGTGCAGGCGCGGATTTTGGCGCTGGTGAAGGAACGGTACGAGGTGGAGCTGAAGAGCCTCGTGGTAGAACTGCCGCCGAAGATCGAGTTCGGCGAGATGGCGCTGCCGATTGCATTCGAGCTGGCGAAGCGGCTGAAGAAAGCTCCGCGGGCGATTGCGCAGGAGCTGCAACCGCTGCTGGCGGAGATCGAGGGTGTAGGCTCGGTAGAGATTGCTGGAGCGGGCTACCTGAATGTAAAGCTTGACCGCGCGGCAATGGTGAAGCGCATGGCGGCGGATGAGCATGCTGCCGTTGGCGGTGATGGGTTTCGGCTGGTGGAGCATACGAGCATCAATCCGAATAAAGCTGCGCATGTGGGGCATCTGCGGAATGCGGTGCTGGGCGACAGCTTTGCGCGGATGCTGTGGCCGGATGCGTACAAGCCGGGGTTTGAGACTGGCGTGCAGAACTACATCGACAACACAGGCGTGCAGGTGGCCGACATTGTTGTTGCGGTGACGATGCTGGAGGGCAAGACGCTCGACGGCGTGCGTGCGTGGATGACGGAGTTGATGGAGACGAACCAGCGGTTGGACTATACGTGCTGGGACCTGTATGCGCGCGTGTCGCAGTGGTATGAGGCCGAGCCTGCGGAGGCGGCGGCACGGAAGAAGATACGGCTGGATACGCTGCATGCGATCGAAGCCGGCGGGAATGATACGGCTGAGATTGCGGAGCTGATTGCTACGGGTGTGCTGCGTCGTCATCTGGAGACGATGGAGCGGTTGGGGATTGAGTATGACTTTCTGCCGCGTGAGAGCGAGATTCTGCACCTGCACTTCTGGGAGACGGCTCGGCAGTTGATGGTGGACAAGGGTGTGCTGTACCTGGAGACCGAGGGCAAGAACAAAGGCTGCTGGGTGATGCGGCGGGCGATTGCTGCTGCCGCCGGGGTTGAGGTGGCTGAAGGTGGCCCGGATGAGGATGCGAAGATCATCATCCGGTCGAATGGGACGGTGACGTATGTCGGCAAGGACATTGCGTATCACCTGTGGAAGTATGGGCTGCTGGGTAAGGACTTTGGGTATGCGAAGTTCTGCGAGTATGCGACGCATACCTGCTGGATCTCGACGGTGCATGGCGAGACGCCGCATCCGAGCTTTGGCCATGCGGATGCGATCTATAACGTGATCGACTCGCGGCAGGATGATCCGCAGACGCAGGTGAAGGAGGCGCTGCGGTCGCTGGGCTATGTGGCCGAGAGCGAGCGCTACACGCACATCAACTATGCGTTTGTGGGGTTGACGGCGCGGACGGCGGAAGACCTTGGCTACACGCTCAGTGACGAAGACCGCGCTAAGAATTTCATTGAGGTGAGCGGTCGCAAGGGGTTCGGCGTGAAGGCCGATGACCTGATCGACCGCATGATTGCGGCGGCGCGGGCCGAGGTGGACTCGCGGCATCCGGAGCTGGACGAGGCGGAGCGTGCGGAGATTGCCGATGCGATCGGTGTGGGCGCGCTGCGGTTTTTCCTGCTGCGGTTCACGCGGAACACGGTGATCGCGTTCGACTACCAGGATGCGCTGTCGTTCGACGGCGAGACGGGGCCCTATGCGCAGTATGCGGCGGTGCGGGCGGCGAATATTTTTCGCAAGGCCGGGGTATCGGCTGAAGAGGCGCTGGCGGCTGTGGCTGGCCTGGATCTCGCCGCGATGCTGGAGGGCGAAGAGGGCACCAGCGTGTGGGAGGTGTGGCGGACGGCGTCGCGGCTCTCGATGGTGCTGGAGAACGGGATTGCGGCGGCGGAGCCTGCGGTGCTGGCGCGGTATGCGTTTGTGCTGGCGCAGCAGTTCAATAATTTCTACCACCGACACCACATCCTGACGGAAGAGGATGCGGGGCGGAAGATGCTGCTGCTGGCGACGGCGGCGGTGGCTCGGCGGGAGCTGGTGCGAGTGCTCGGGTGGCTGGGGATCAGGGTGCCGAGCGCGATGTAG